tcagaatgtaatgaagattaattacacacacacacacactaatattgatatatatatatatatatatatatatatatatatatatatatatatatatatatatatatatatataataaattgcggagtgggaTAAAAATCCccccacaccgaaaatatatgacatagcatttgtgggccggtttatatggtaatgccagggccgattttgatacccagtccgcccctggagcTAAGCATAGAGATGGAGCTAAGCATAGAGAAGGAGATTAGCAATCAGAGCCTTGGAGATGAACCTATAGAACATGGGGAAATATATTAGTATTGTGAAGGTGCTAAGCTTTGAAAAGGAGTTAAGCATTCAAAAGGATCTAAGCATTCAAAAGGAGCTAAGCATTCAAAAGGAGCTTAGCATTCAAAAGGAGCTAAGCATTCAAAAGGAGCTATGCGTTCAAAAGGAGCTAAGCATTCAAAAGGAGCTTAGCATTCAAAAGGAGCTTAGCATTCAAAAGGAGCTAAGCATTCAAAAGGAGCTTAGCATTCAAAATGAGCTAAGCATTCAAAAGGAGCAAAGCATTCAGAATGAGCTAAGCATTCAGAATGTGCTAAAAGCATTCAAAAGAATCTAGGCATTTAGAAAGAGCTGATCGAAACAATCAAATGTGCTGATTCTGATTCACTGACATCTTGACATGAACGAAATCCAGAAATGTACTTCCGTTAGACATCATGACTGTCGCTATACACATTTTTCGTGTTTACTTCATTCACAGTATCTGTAAGTTTTTAGTTGCATACTGGTGATTGGTTTAGGCAAAAATGGATTACGTATAATAGTCTAGCTGAAACTTTTGAGTTCCCCTTTCCCAAAGGGGGCATGACGGCCTCGATAAAATAAGGGGAGGGTTAACCTTCAATCTATtttgaaaaagatttttaaacaaaatattcattttatttataattttatatttcaataacaaGCAAGTAAAATATCAATAgtaccaatgtttaaaaaaaatatttaaaacagagAAATTTTATCTCTAGATAGAAACTTTAAaatgatcattttttttcagGTAATGTGTTCTACAAGACTCACTCAAAACATttagaataaaacattttatagcGTCTCCGCTATTGCGATTTTTTCTCGATTAGTTCgattgttgtttttcttgtgtttACTAAAAGCCGTTACGCCCTACTCATAAGCTTAATCTGCATGCATCCAATATTTATTGTCAAGAAATCTTTGCATTTCACTTTGATATTCCAGGTGGTTCTCATGTTAGTGTCTACCCAGCCAGGAGAAACGTAAGCACGAATGACTACTTCCTCTACTTTTACGAGTTGGTTGAGGTTATCTGTTCCTTCAATGTAAGAATCGTCTAAAGAATTCATATTTATCGCAATGAGAGCAAAACATGCTTAAATGAAGATTTTGTTGTTATCAATGAATACATTAGGCCCACACCTTTTTATGTGTAGATATTTTTAGAGGTACATTATTAATGGCTGAAGTTTGCCTCATAAAAAGAGAAAACCATTTGGATACGACTATTGTCTCTAGGAGTGTAAACGCAGTGGGGTATAAATACTAATAATGAACTAAAAAGGTTAACAAATGAATTAATGACTTGCAGTTCAAGTGTTTTGGAAATGACATTTATAAAACGTATTGACTGGGCACTTATCTCTACGTTTATATGTGATGCACTTATCTCTATGTTTATGTGTGATGCACGCAGTCAATAAAGGAATTAACTTAATCTTTAAGATGTTGTTTTACCAAAAACATGTATTTGACGCTGTCTCAGCACTGCTATTGTGACGCTACACTCCGCCCCCCTGACTCTAAGTATTTTCTACAGATTACACCTCAGACTGTCAAGTGGCACTGGAATCTCTCCTGCGTGCACAACATGGCGCCCTTCATGCCAGCGGATACAGAGACCTCTTGGGTTGAAAGTACACCCTCTCTGAGACTTGATTGCGACGAGGTACTCAAATGTAACTACAGACACGTCAGCAAGATGCTCTTTCAGTACCATGGTCAGCCCAGTTCCTGCACTGTCAACTGTTCCTGCCTTAGTATCCTAGGCATCCCAGTAGCCACTGCTCATGAAGAGTTAGTCTTTAGATCGATGCCACCAATATCAGATTTTCGAAGTTTAGGTAAGTTCGCCTGTAATACGGATTCAAGATATCAATATCTATAGACAACAGATGAATTCTCGCCTAGACCCACATGCCCTAAGCTAATGAATAGTTTTAAACTGACTAGCCACACATCATGCCCTAAGCAGATGAACAGCTTGACTAAACTGATTAGCCACACATCATGCCCTAAGCAGATGAATAGCTTGACTAAACTGACTAGCCACACATCATGCCATAAGCAGATGAATAGCTTGACTAAACTGACTAGCCACACATCATGCCCTAAGCAGATGAATAGCTTGACTAAACTGACTAGCCACACATCATGCCATAAGCAGATGAATAGCTTGACGAAACTGACTAGCCACACATCATGCCCTAAGCAGGTGAATAGCTTGACTAAACTGACTAGCCACACATCATGCCCTAAGCGCTAAATGTCTGGGTACGCCAGGTTACTCCCTTGTACTTATCAGCAAGCTATCGAATGGCAAGGGATGCTTCTATATTTTCCACCTCAGACTCTAGCAGAATATGTTATTTGTGAGGTAGTCTTGCCAGGGAGTGTTCATTATGAACGAAGGCAACATTGTCTTCTTTAGATCATCTAGATCTCATTACCATACAAAGTCGGGTTGATAACCactgttttataaacatttattttcgtTGGTAATCGACGACACCTATTCAGACAAACGTTCATTTGGTATTGACCACAAGCGCTGTTACTTTAACCAGGCGGCTGTCTATTTCTTCGGGATGTGGACACTATGCTGTCCAGGTACGTGAAGTGGTCCACAACATTAAGGATTTAGCCAATCCCATTGATTTGTGGGGCTCAGTTTGTTCCCTTTTAGAACTTTGTCGTTCCTGAAGTCATTAGACAGATTAAACATGACGGCAGCCCATTCATTGACAGCAATGGGAAGCTTCTACCAGGTGAGATGAGCTAAATTGTCTGCAGTAAAAGCTcagtaaaaataatttctttgattTTAGTATGTGAGAGTAACGCTGTAAGCTGAATCCGCTAGCATTTGTTTAGCTCTGTCTGTTCGTCacatttagagaaaaaaacactaaaagttTGTGAAAATCTTATCTaccaaaacatcgcaatagatTGAAGTATTTCTAATACGTTGTTCCGGATGGTTTGTGGAAAAAACAATCAATGCCAAGGTTTGGTATCGCTCTtctagcttatattatatttgatttccttgcttaaacgttgcaaaaactcATGATAAATAATAAGTTGTTTCGGATTTGTTAACGTTCAAGTCATATAAGGGTGAGATGTGGTTGAATGGTGTTGAAAATGGATAAAAAGTGAACGAATAATACTCTACCAAAGAGTTTCTGAGTATCAATAAGTCGAGACAAGACCAAAGTTAGTAGAGGAAAGTAATGCCTTTTAGATAATGTTCTTTTGTCATCAACATGCGACAAATAATCCTAGACCTATCTAGTAAAAGACATGCAGTGGCTTACCACTGATGAATTCGAGAAGTGCACGATAAACTGTATAGTTCAGAAATTCCATTGGACATACACGACacgaaataaatacattgaacAAAACGGAAGTGGCTATAAAATGTAGTGCTAAAAGTGGACCCAAAGAATTATTTAACTTTGAAGACCATAGCATAGGAACACTTTCTTGATTCTTCACACCGGCTAGACcaaaaagctatttatagtttctcCACCAGGTATGAACATCTGCAATACCAGTCTACTGAAAGTTCTGACATGTACATTCaagtatatatttaaaatgacGTGCAATAGAAATGCTGATCTTTaatatttctaattattttgcttTGTCTTTGATCTTTCAAAATGTCTAACTtcaatgattttcttttttaaagaggtGAAAAAATGTTATGAAGAAATGCACTGGGAAGGACCTTCAATTGCAACAATAGTCTTCATTCTGGTGATATCTTTATGCCTACTACACTACAACACATTACCTGCAATAGGTTAGGATATATGACGTTAAAACTAACATTTACTAATGAGGTCCTATACCATGtcgtatggaaaaaaaattaaacaatattgGTTAGCGTaagaataaattattaaatgacaATTATATTTAAGATGGGGTGCAGGGGAAAAAAACAGTAGGCCTAATTTGGACATTGTTCGTAAAGCCATGTCATAGAACTtgcatttcttttattaaattaacATACAAGAAAACGATATAACATTGTAGCACaaggtaataatataaaaatgttccTTTCTCAGGATGTAAGTTTTCTACGTACCCTTTTTTCCCACGTACTGTTTTAGTTTCTTAACTGTGGTCAGCATACTATTTTGGGTCCCAATAACCTTTGTAATCCTGTGATGTTGTCTTTGAAATTGTGAAATGAATGAAAAGTTTTCATTGTGGtctaaggcaaaaaaaaagtcaaagaccGACATTCTTTTTCTTCCCTCAATAATGCTCACATTAGAATTTAAACCTATTGAAAGGTTTTCCTTGTTTATTAAGACTACAAATCCCTGGGAGCGAATGTCAATTTCCATGCCACTCTACCACAATGTCTTCCTCAAATCCATTTTCACCTACAACTATCTCttaatctgttggaccgttggtgcaaaaaaaaaaaggattgccTTTCTCCAATCGTCTCTAGTTTTCACCTTGACAAGAATCTCTTTCTATTATAGACACGTACATAATAATCATAGCTTTTATATCGCGCTACTTtcctgcttatagcatgctcagtgcgctatggtccaatctcaggtGTGGACCAGTTGGAGGAGGGGGTAtatgtgctgcctttaggcgctcagtaaacacagctctgctcgagtcgggtgtcgaacctcgagccccattcataggtagtcaagccaagccaagttcaagcgaacttagcctctcgaccacgattCACCCACATTCTTTTGATTTTGTCTTCCCTTATCTTTAACTTTCTGACCCTTTTTTCACCCCAGTACTGTTTTAGTTTCTTGACTGTGGATTTTGGGTCCCTTTGTAATCCTGTAATACTGTCTTTGAAATTGATATCTACGATACTTCTATAGCATCTGTTTTTCTTGGCTTGGATTACCCTCTGTTGGAACACGTTCTCTTGGATTACTCTCTCTTGGATCATTCTCTCTTGGATCACCCTCTCTTGGACCACCCTCTCTTGGATCACCCTCTCTTTGATCACCCTCTTTTGAATCACTCTCTCTCTTGGATCACCCTCTCTTGGATCACCCTCTCTTGGATCACTCTCTCTTGGATCACTCTCTCTTGGATCACCACCCTCTCTTGGATAACTCTCTCTTGGATCACTCTCTCTTGGATCACCACCCTCTCTTGGATCACTCTCTCTTGGATCACTCTCTCTTGGATCACCACCCTCTCTTGGATCACTCTCTCTTGGATCATTCTCTCTTGGATCACCCTCTCTTGGACCACCCTCTCTTGGATCACCCTCTCTTGGATCACCCTCTCTTGGATCACTCTCTCTTGGATCACCCTCTCTTGGATCACCCTCTCTTGGATCACTCTCTCTTGGATCACTCTCTCTTGGATCACTCTCTCTTGGATCACTCTCTCTTGGATCACACTCTCTTGGATCACTCTCTCTTGGATCACTCTCTCTTGGATCACTCTCTTTTGGATCACTCTCTCTTGGATCATTCTCTCTTGGATCACCCTCTCTTGGACCACCCTCTCTTGGATCACCCTCTCTTGGATCACCCTCTCTTTGATCACCCTCTTTTGAATCACTCTCTCTCTTGGATCACCCTCTCTTGGATCACCCTCTCTTGGATCACTCTCTCTTGGATCCCTCTCTCTTGGATCACCACCCTCTCTTGGATCACTCTCTCTTGGATCACTCTCTCTTGGATCACCACCCTCTCTTGGATCACTCTCTCTTGGATCACTCTCTCTTGGATCACCACCCTCTCTTGTATCACTCTCTCTTGGATCACCCTCTCTTGGATCACTCTCTCTTGGATCACTCTCTCTTGGATCACCACCCTCTCTTGGATCACCCTCTCTTGGATCACTCTCTCTTGGATCACTCTCTCTTGGATCACCACCCTCTCTTGGATCACTCTCTCTTGGATCACTCTCTCTTGGATCACCACCCTCTCTTGGATCACTCTCTCTTGGATCACCCTGTCTTGGATCACTCTCTCTTGGATCACTCTCTCTTGGATCACCACCCTCTCTTGGATCACCACCCTCTCTTGGATCACTCTCTCTTGGATCACCACCCTCTCTTGGATCACTCTCTCTTGGATCACCACCCTCTCTTGGATCACCCTCTCTAATTCTACTGTTAACGTTCTTTCCTTTAAAGGATGTCGCCATCACAAAGGAGCACATTAATCGGACTCAAATGCCTAGAGcctatgcctttatctttacaGATTGTCTTAAATTTCGAAAGAGCTGCTGTCGATTGTACAATTCTAACCAGTAGTTTAGGTTTTTTTCCTTTGTCTGAAAACAAGAGCTCTGAGTACACTCAATTTTgaatcaagctaaaattttgcacaattatttctttcaccttACAACTCAAGAATcagttttaaaagaaacaactaaTTCGTTGATTTACTAttgttaattagttattttatttggtattgaacaaggaaCGAAATTGTTCTTGACTGATGTGGCGGTATAAGCTTTATAAACTGTCGAGATAAATTACCATGATAtccctttcttccccccccccattccatTTTCCCAAGTGGTACAGAGAagtgataagtgataggatcacagagAAAGCTCaaagcgctaaacaaaaataattggtaaaaatatttcttatcgcacagatttgtttttcttagtcaaaaTGTAAtgttatcatgggcgtagccgggggggggaaccccccccccttccgaaatgaaatcccccccgcagggggggggggggaacagaaTTAAGTTAcagattttttctttcattttgtttattttaggtgagattttaatactaaatcatcacttaccacagcatagccgagggggttttgagtttaaaaccccctaccagggggttttgagatttaaaaaaaccctatcatggggttttgagatacaaatccctctaccaggggctttgagttttaaaccccctaccaggggtttttgcaatTAAATcttcctcttctataaaacaaaacaaaaaaatgcaaacaacattccccaaattccaaaagcacagttaaggaagattttgattttaaaaccccctccaaaatttacgataaaacccctcttcaatataaaaaaaagcaaactacacactcaaaattctatgagcgtagccaaaggggttttgagtttaattcccccccccctcaagttggggtttgaagctaaaaagtacctattcaatatttttaaaaaaaaagcaaattacacattataaaatctgagtgtagccaaaggggttttgagcttaaaacccccggccagcgggatttgaagctgaaaactacctcttcaatatttttaaaaaaaagcaaattacgaactcaaaatgctatgagcgtagccaaagggggttttgagtttaaatccccctcctacAGATggatttttctttaaagtttaaaacccctccagatggttttgagtttaaaattcccctacagagcgtttagagttgaaaacctctctcttcaaaattattttaaagcaaactacagtcaccaaattttatgatcgtagctaaatggggttttgaattaaaacccctcaacagatgattttccttttcgatataaaatctaaaacgaAAAACAGGCATGTAATtgcaagagcgtagtcaagaaaggttacaaatttctaccagtggcttgagctccattaataaagtgtgaatagtcttctgcctaaattgaaaaacactaaatgtggctcaacaaagatggctaagacagattttaggagtcagtcatagagatcgggtctaaatcaaagaaatcatatgccgaactgggagccgaacccttagtaaggttgtgacagagcgtcgcatgagattttgttggacatgttctccgacaaaatgaattacgcaaaatatgagttgcggaaacagcttgagagggtttaagtcagtaagaatagcacattacgTTTTGacataaaacttttaatagcaagataatgcactgtagatacctcagaatatgcattttgttggctttcaataccagaaatagtgctcggcggtggggcttcgccccgcgctggcggagggctgcgagctcccccagacccccttgctagcaagggcggggagtctacaagttttccactaattccaggaagaatctattctagggcacaataaacgtcttccgaaagaatgaagggtcagaatgtaataaagattaattatgtacatacacacacacacatatcaaaaaaaaatcctggctacgcccatgaatgtTATCATATGTCTGATCCAAACAAATCGAAACAATTACATtatatttgatataagctttttttttacataattatttttaaagatattatctcttttttttcgggggattgctttatatttcatttcgaattcatttttttttctgtcgaTTTCCAACACTTCACTGTTTGCAAtaattagttattttaaaacaatttttgtgtTCCAGAATCTAAGGACAAGCCTATTCGTCATGTCTccaaaaaggaaaagaaatatatcATGAAATCTATCTACGGtcagtaaaacaaatatttgatatATATTATTCTTTGAGGTTCTATACCCAAATGTTCACTTAGTAGGTGTCCATGAGCATAGCTCAACCTGAGCCGGGATAAATGGTAGACAAATCAGCATCGTTATAAGATTAAGTTTTTAGGATCAGCTAGCTGGCGTGTGTACTAAGAAAGGGGAGGGTGGGCTCGGTGCTACACGATTTGGGATTATTATCAAATAGACTGTGAAACACTTGATGACCTAATTGTATTATTGTAAATTATATTTCGAACGTTACTTCATAGTTGAAGatatctacttcctagtccaaacctcccgcaggaagtCGAGGTATgccggcggggggggggggggggttgggggcagggtatgaacctgggaccatcgagaagaccgaacgacagttcagTGTGCatatcgcacgaccaggcagccacttCTAGAACTGAAATGTAGAGTTATAATAGTGTTCAGAAATAGGGTACATTTTTTAAggtatttacaaagcttatatcaactcacttagTCCGTCTGGTAAAAGGTGTGTACACataatttctccaacacccaatctcggatcaagttgaaatttcgcacaattatttttgtacctgacaaaacaagaatcaattttaaaaaattaaaaaagcaaccacttagttaatgaactattgggaaaataattattttgtttttatcgtacaaggtaaagaaattgtactgACTGATGTGGGTATATATTGAATTATTCCCCCCTCCTGAGGTGGCTTACGATATGATTTCGAACTCAAGTCGtgtaatgtatttaaaaagcgatcacagtaACATTTACACAGGTACACCATTCTCAATCCCCTTTTATTTTTCCCAAATGGTCCACACATGTGATAGGGTtgtagcgcattgagaaagttaaaagcaagAAATTgtgataaacaaaacaattggtacaaatatttctaattaaatacatttatgatTGCAATTCTAGATTTACTACAAATTggatgacatgactgatccaaactatttgatacaattaGACATAATAGAAACTTTGTTGTTTTgcctttagattttttttaaattatcttggccgtattatattttttaaacttttaaaaactacaCTGCGGGATTCTACAGCTATCCTCCTGGTCTCAATCTGGTACGAGAGGGGGGGAGGGcggccaatttttttttccattttcggGGGGCCATCGGTAAGAGTTTAAGAAACGTTATGCTAACTCATGCTTTCATAATGATAATGGGTGTCATATCTAGCTCCTTATTCTTGTCATCAGGTGAGGTCTGTGATATGAGCGCCATTCCTGAGAGCATTGACAGCTTCAGTGAAATGCTAGTTACAATGGACAGCAGCAGAGCATAAATTGATAAGTGAGAATCTCTGTAGAGCAGtgagttaaaacaaaatatccacTGAGCAGTAAGTTAAAACACAATATCCCCAGAGCAGGGAGTTAACCCATATCCTACTTTGTACACTGGCAGTGTACGtttctaaaaaatgtatattaaaaaaactcttaattttttttcttttatttcttttcttttcgtTTAAAAACATGTTCGTCTACATTTTGCCACGTGCTGTTTGACTTTTACAGTTGcggtttattattttattgcgcTTGAAAGTGACAAAGTGACAACATTgcctaaattaaaatgaaaccaGTTCGTAAAATTTAAGTAATaacacatttatataaatattttcaaataaaacgaATTGGCTTAGAAACATAAAGTATTCTAGTATCATCATTCgcgggcacgttgccctgcctcatcgtggcgcccgcgtggaaacggccatttgaggaagtggctaggctaaatgggtagcaacacaggactcccgtgggaatgcccacgggtagacgagagtccacccattgcacgggcggggttgtaataaagtccccacaaacacgtcaccaatccatgcgctgttcctcaaagggaccgttacataaatggcggatcccgcacagttagcttggtacattgaaggaaaatggcagaagtccccggtgcattctcggccttcggccgtgtctctaGTCCACGTGTCGGGGGCAGAacgcatcggtcaacagcaatgccttacataggcattgtctagggtctctcccaaacagaactgtgtgttcacacaggtttgtttttttttactgtttggcgtccaaacaggttttttttcaaacttagagctcgaagagccttcggctcagctcttagacatcaacaagtaTCATCATTAATTCATAGATTTCACACTTGTAGCATGTTCTTTCCTAAAATGTAATGTTTGTGTGGCGTACACTGCCAGTGTTCATGGCAGGATATGCCACTGTAGGAATCAATTAAGTATAGATGAAGCAAAATAGATCAAGACATCATTCAGATCATAGATTTGTTAGTTATAACCAATATATCATATATTATTGCTACACAACCCATACACTCTTATAATAATTGCAAATTATAGAACTAGTTATGATGattataagattattatttgaaaaaatataaacaataatataataattcctTTTCTtgaaattttagttttttttttttacttgatgcAGTTCTCCTAGGCTCTAGTATTTCAACTGACTGCTTAGAATACTATTTGTTACATTATCTAATTATAATCTCATGGATGTATGgttatgtgaaaaaaatattataataataatttatagaatatatttttttagggtCTCAAGTAAATATTAACAGTTTACAAAGTCATCATTAAGAATCAAAATAAGAAACTGATTTctgataataaataaaaaaattagacaaAAACATGATAGAGGTTCAGCGACATTATAATCTTACAATGTTATTAGGTCCTTATGTTATATCATAGTATTTTATGTTTACCCCTAAGACACCATTATTTATTATGTGTAGTTATTTTTACAACTAAGTCACAATTTATTAGTATAGCTAATTATCACAAGGAAATTGAGTCTATAGACTTTATCAAAGCTAACAAACTTGAAAATGCCAAAATGATGACTGCGACCCAATGAATACTAAGTAAAAATTAtcagtttgtattagaaaataaattcgtctatgcattttattcattctttactaggTACAGAATTTCTTTAAGAGCATTGCGTTTAGCGAAgacatacagtatatcataaaaattctgtttcttaCATTGATCACGtttaatagcaagaattaccaaatgcttcaatctatctacgagaattgttgacctcaagtaatttttcattagtttgaggtgcgagaagctttTTTTACTTGATTCTTCAAatgcgggtattgcataatgggATTTTTTTATCGCTCGTTGGATTGGCGTTTTCTataatgaatgacaccccaaaacgaaaattttttgtctatatatttcaatagatttttatgagt
This genomic stretch from Biomphalaria glabrata chromosome 4, xgBioGlab47.1, whole genome shotgun sequence harbors:
- the LOC106053734 gene encoding uncharacterized protein LOC106053734, which translates into the protein MFSDHHFKRLLLFILVLIEPGGSHVSVYPARRNVSTNDYFLYFYELVEVICSFNITPQTVKWHWNLSCVHNMAPFMPADTETSWVESTPSLRLDCDEVLKCNYRHVSKMLFQYHGQPSSCTVNCSCLSILGIPVATAHEELVFRSMPPISDFRSLEVKKCYEEMHWEGPSIATIVFILVISLCLLHYNTLPAIESKDKPIRHVSKKEKKYIMKSIYGEVCDMSAIPESIDSFSEMLVTMDSSRA